From Denitrovibrio acetiphilus DSM 12809, the proteins below share one genomic window:
- a CDS encoding tetratricopeptide repeat protein: MKLFKLFRKKTLKDATDYLDKGKVKKALKVLNNNLDDKNACAMLAHMYEHGEGVPQNIKMALRMYIRAAKLGSAEAKFLLGSFCSSGIYFEKSTKKAFVFYKEAADQGMPDAIYKTGLFYLFGYLGVKNLEQAFNYFEMGANLGHPPCQNRLGLLYAGGRGTLKSDDDAVYWYRKAAEQGHGEAMYNLGCMLSTGRGGKADNKEALKWFNLAAKTL, encoded by the coding sequence ATGAAACTGTTTAAACTCTTCCGCAAAAAAACACTCAAAGATGCAACGGACTACCTTGACAAGGGTAAGGTAAAAAAGGCTCTGAAAGTGCTTAATAATAACCTTGACGACAAAAACGCATGCGCGATGCTTGCCCACATGTACGAACACGGGGAAGGAGTTCCTCAAAACATAAAAATGGCTCTGCGCATGTATATCAGAGCGGCGAAATTGGGCTCTGCTGAAGCGAAATTTCTTTTGGGCAGCTTTTGCAGCAGCGGAATATACTTTGAAAAGAGTACCAAAAAAGCTTTTGTGTTTTACAAAGAAGCAGCAGACCAAGGCATGCCCGATGCGATATACAAGACCGGACTCTTCTACCTCTTCGGTTATCTCGGTGTCAAAAACCTTGAGCAGGCATTTAACTATTTTGAAATGGGTGCAAATCTAGGTCATCCGCCTTGCCAGAACCGTCTGGGGCTACTCTACGCAGGAGGGAGAGGCACGCTTAAGTCTGACGATGATGCTGTCTACTGGTACCGCAAAGCGGCAGAGCAGGGGCATGGCGAAGCGATGTATAATCTGGGCTGTATGCTGAGCACCGGAAGGGGCGGTAAAGCAGACAACAAAGAAGCGCTTAAATGGTTTAATCTAGCAGCTAAGACGCTGTAG
- a CDS encoding sensor domain-containing diguanylate cyclase: protein MTLKNKTILIFLFAFTIAFSSLGIYMHKKIFHAFNHLENDHFMKVGHQIVKSIDNRVNYYKAFLNDWASWDDTYYFMNDLNIKYIRSNIYDSVLRDIGLTSILYFDSNMFLKYQLTDDEYTADVQKLAQKIQASSPTLKEIANSRKMDFYMKSDNNGSNFLSVIAPITKSDSKFPANGYLVMTIVFDQKLVDKLSELTGYRLEYHTDISGQEKKNITHISKEIAYSLNYSNRNSVYHDISFYDITGDKLLEIRLEQDRAFNTHMNNVLKDSIIVLVLSGVLTIILMSFIIDRFVLSELRQKVERFKKIELNNDLSVRLSETGSFELKELAVAANRAMDKIENLNKEIVKLSNIDALTQIYNRKFFDEQYIKQYKSSARNNSSIAILMIDIDYFKSYNDAHGHVEGDACLKEVASIIKNSISRPDDIAARYGGEEFIIMLPFTHADGAIHIAETIRKNIADSKKPHGASQVSEYITISIGVAIEVPEDSSSSINLISKADKALYQAKRYGRNRVETF, encoded by the coding sequence ATGACGTTAAAAAACAAAACTATCCTGATCTTTCTTTTTGCTTTCACAATTGCATTCTCAAGCCTCGGCATATATATGCACAAAAAAATATTCCATGCCTTTAATCATCTCGAAAATGACCACTTTATGAAAGTCGGACATCAGATAGTGAAAAGCATAGACAACAGAGTAAATTACTACAAAGCTTTTCTCAACGACTGGGCATCATGGGATGATACCTATTATTTTATGAACGACCTGAATATTAAATATATCAGAAGCAACATATACGACAGCGTGCTCCGGGATATAGGGCTTACATCGATATTATATTTTGACAGTAATATGTTTCTCAAATATCAACTTACTGATGATGAATATACTGCCGATGTACAGAAACTAGCCCAAAAGATACAAGCCAGCAGCCCCACTCTAAAGGAGATTGCCAACAGCCGAAAGATGGATTTTTATATGAAATCTGACAATAACGGAAGCAACTTCCTATCGGTTATAGCTCCAATAACAAAATCAGACTCAAAATTTCCGGCTAACGGCTACCTCGTCATGACAATAGTTTTTGACCAGAAACTTGTCGATAAACTCTCTGAACTCACAGGATACCGGCTTGAATACCATACGGATATCAGCGGTCAGGAAAAGAAAAATATTACACATATTTCCAAAGAAATCGCATACTCACTTAATTACTCCAACCGAAACTCTGTCTATCATGATATTTCGTTTTACGACATTACAGGAGACAAACTTCTCGAAATCAGACTCGAACAAGACAGAGCCTTTAATACACATATGAATAATGTCCTCAAAGATTCCATAATTGTATTAGTTTTGTCAGGCGTTCTCACAATAATTCTGATGAGCTTTATAATTGATAGGTTTGTTCTTTCTGAACTTCGACAAAAAGTTGAACGATTCAAAAAGATAGAACTCAACAATGACCTTTCAGTCAGACTGTCAGAAACCGGATCTTTCGAACTGAAAGAGCTTGCAGTTGCGGCAAACAGAGCTATGGACAAGATAGAAAACCTTAATAAAGAGATCGTAAAGCTTTCAAATATCGATGCGCTCACACAGATCTACAACAGAAAATTCTTTGACGAACAGTATATCAAACAATATAAAAGCTCTGCCAGAAATAACAGCAGTATAGCAATACTAATGATAGACATCGACTATTTCAAAAGCTATAACGATGCTCACGGCCACGTTGAAGGAGATGCCTGTCTTAAAGAAGTAGCATCAATCATAAAAAACAGCATAAGCAGACCAGACGATATCGCTGCCCGCTATGGCGGCGAAGAATTCATTATCATGCTGCCTTTCACCCATGCTGACGGTGCAATCCACATAGCAGAAACAATCAGAAAAAATATAGCTGACAGCAAAAAACCGCACGGAGCATCTCAGGTCTCTGAGTATATTACAATAAGTATTGGTGTCGCAATAGAAGTCCCTGAAGACTCATCCAGCAGTATCAACCTTATTAGCAAAGCCGACAAAGCACTCTATCAGGCAAAACGATACGGCAGAAACCGTGTGGAAACATTCTGA